The following nucleotide sequence is from Tardiphaga sp. 709.
GCCGTGCCATTCCTTGGCTCGTGTCGGGCGTCATTGCCCTCGCGGTGCATTGGTTGGTGCCGGGCTGGTGGTTTATCATCGCCGGCGCGCTATCGGGAGCGATCAGTGCCGGGCTCATGGACGAACCCGAACCGCAGCATCCGGCGGGTGTGTCCGCATGACGGAATTTTTGCGCAGTGATGTGATAATCGCCTTCGCGGTCATGACCGCGGTCACGGTGGCTTCGCGCCTCGGAGGCTACTGGCTGATGGGCTACGTCAACGTCACGCCGCGGGTGCGGCGGATGCTCGATGCATTGCCGGGCTCGATCATCGTCGCCGCCGCGCTGCCCGTGGCCGTCAATGGCGGGCCGGTCGTGGTTTTCGCGATCCTCGCCGCAATGGCCGTGACCATCATCCGCCGTAACGACTTCATTGCCGTCATCACCGGCATGGCAGTGGCTGCGGCCGCCCGCGCGCTCGGATTCGGCGGCTAGGCCTACCCGAAAAGTTGAATCCCGCTATGCGCAAAATACCTTGTCAATGAGTCTGAACTAGTGTTCAGTTCTTATCGCGAGCACCTCGGAGCTCGCTCAAAACCTTGAAGTTACGCGCCTTATTTGTGACAGCCGTCAGGTTGGCCAAGGGGTGCCGGGGATGAGACGCTCATGGTTTACCGACGGACCCATCAAGTCGTGAAGCGGCTTGCGGCGCGGCGCAGCGCCATTCTGGCGGCGGCACGCGAAACCTGTGCCGAAGGTGGCATGGCGGCGGTTCAGATCGCGCCGGTTGCGGTTCGCGCCAATGTCGCAGCGGGCACGGTTTATCGGTATTTCCCGTCCAAGGCCGACCTGATTTCCGAACTCATCGCTGACGTCTCGCGCGATGAACTGGCCGCGATCCGCCGGGCTGCGGATGCTGCGCCGGGACCGTCATCGGCGCTCGCCGCTGCGGTGACCACAGTGGCCGTGCATGTCGTCTCTCACCGCAAATTGTCGTGGGGCATCCTGGCCGAGCCGGTCGAGGTCGATGTGACGGAGTCGCGGCTGGCCAGCCGCCGCGAGATCGCCGGCGAAGTCGAATCCCGCATTGCGGCTGCTATTCGCGCCGGTCATCTGCCGGCGCAGGACACGGCGCTCGCAGCCGC
It contains:
- a CDS encoding AzlD domain-containing protein, whose protein sequence is MTEFLRSDVIIAFAVMTAVTVASRLGGYWLMGYVNVTPRVRRMLDALPGSIIVAAALPVAVNGGPVVVFAILAAMAVTIIRRNDFIAVITGMAVAAAARALGFGG
- a CDS encoding TetR/AcrR family transcriptional regulator — encoded protein: MVYRRTHQVVKRLAARRSAILAAARETCAEGGMAAVQIAPVAVRANVAAGTVYRYFPSKADLISELIADVSRDELAAIRRAADAAPGPSSALAAAVTTVAVHVVSHRKLSWGILAEPVEVDVTESRLASRREIAGEVESRIAAAIRAGHLPAQDTALAAAALLGALHEALVGPMAPDNLEDQAKLRDAVQTVTLLALRAVGVMDARARGLVVQAVLPTKMAAGA